One Candida dubliniensis CD36 chromosome 1, complete sequence genomic region harbors:
- a CDS encoding pre-mRNA splicing factor, putative (Similar to C. albicans PRP6;~Similar to S. cerevisiae PRP6;~Similar to S. pombe PRP1), giving the protein MERKSFLDQEAPEGYVAGSARGAVGFRTSTSPDSFNRGIAIVQNEEDEEEDDNNNKSTPQLNEDGILSTNKRGKVDEEDEEADRIYNEIEKKLQFKKRKSPNNDNTKTKPTTIDNSSSQFSDLKRQLANLTEDDWLNLPEPGDMTRKNKRTRLLEQQQQRMYSAPDTLISNSSSTTNTTNFKSLSESRDKLLGSQLDNLLPSYIKNNGQSTSTTTTTTANEELQQSILNMTGVEQDSKYADLQKSRVILSSLRKSEPYKPSSWISSARLEEQEGKNLKLAKQYILEGCKKCPRNDEIWLENIRLNQSDIKLCKQLITNGLNYNPKSEKLWLKATELEINNINKRKVLMKGLEKLPNNNQLWKQLIELENDQNMVKKLLSKAVQLCSQDWEFWSALLNISNYEESKKLLNQARKSIKEVKNISKVWITACQLEEREYGSNKIDINKLIKLMDKAMKEIPIDKMTKNDWYKLACDSEKENFQVTSKTIIISYLKLQGLDQSIFEDVDKFFTDGYIIVGKSILDYIVTTNSSNDITKWKRIFALVKKFNQEVSLSLLFTYYDKAISLNPQVPLFYLMYAKDKWQLSKDIPQARSILDSGESVNPTDLSIKFAIIKLELKAGNLQNASKYIKAILDRTPMESEKFWYKYIHILRCLNSDIIILKEVIQKALELFPNCWKLYLQNIEILEDINELEEAREIALVGVKKCPQCIYLWIKLSQIDEKAKIIIRARSILDQAILANSNNPELWVYKIQFEKRIGNSSSSIQNLTNKAIKQFPNDPWLWIINLSLISKMSQRKTIFLDALKATNNSNLILLIIGIFFWFDGKYSKSKNWFERSLQSDNTNGDTWGWMYNYLKKFGTTKELDTFLIDYESKYDSINKGQFFNKINKDIKNYNKSPKEILDIVAIEVLNYIK; this is encoded by the coding sequence ATGGAAAGGAAATCATTTTTAGATCAAGAGGCACCTGAAGGATATGTTGCCGGTCTGGCAAGAGGGGCTGTTGGATTTAGAACCAGTACATCTCCAGATAGTTTCAATCGAGGTATTGCCATCGTacaaaatgaagaagatgaagaagaggatgacaataacaacaaaagcACACCACAATTGAATGAAGATGGGATTTTATCTACAAATAAACGAGGCAAAgtagatgaagaagatgaagaagcaGATCGAatatataatgaaattgaaaagaaactaCAATTCAAGAAAAGGAAATCACCCAATAATGACAATACTAAAACTAAACCTACTACCATTGACAATTCTTCTAGTCAATTTTCTGATTTGAAACGACAATTGGCAAATTTGACCGAAGATGATTGGTTGAATCTACCTGAACCTGGTGATATGACTAGGAAAAACAAACGAACAAGATTAttagaacaacaacaacaaagaatgTATTCTGCTCCTGATACCttaatttccaattctaGTTCTACCACCAATacaacaaatttcaaatcctTATCTGAATCAAGagataaattattaggGTCTCAATTGGATAATCTACTACCGTCATacattaaaaataatggCCAATCTACaagcaccaccaccaccaccacagcCAATGAGGAATTACAACAAAGTATTTTGAATATGACTGGGGTTGAACAAGATTCTAAATATGCTGATCTTCAAAAAAGTAGAGttatattatcatcacTTCGTAAATCTGAACCATATAAACCAAGTTCATGGATTCTGTCTGCAAGAttagaagaacaagaagggaagaatttaaaacttgctaaacaatatattttagAAGGATGTAAAAAATGTCCTAgaaatgatgaaatttgGTTAGAAAATATTCGATTGAATCAATCAGATATTAAATTAtgtaaacaattaattacCAATGGTTTAAATTATAATCCTAAATCAGAAAAATTATGGTTAAAAGCTAcagaattggaaattaacaatattaataaacgTAAAGTATTAATGAAAGGTTTAGAAAAATTgcctaataataatcaattatggaaacaattaattgaattagaaaatgatcaaaatatggtgaaaaaattattatcaaaagcCGTTCAATTATGTTCACAAGATTGGGAATTTTGGTCAgcattattaaatatatcTAATTATGAAGAAAGTAAAAAACTATTGAATCAAGCTAGAAAATCGATTAAAGAAGTTAAAAATATATCGAAAGTTTGGATAACTGCTTGTCAATTAGAAGAAAGAGAATACGGTTCAAATAagattgatattaataaattaattaaacttATGGATAAGGCAATGAAAGAAATCCCCATTGATAAAATGACAAAAAATGATTGGTATAAATTAGCTTGTGATTCTGAAAAGGAAAATTTTCAAGTCACTAgtaaaacaataattattagTTATTTGAAACTTCAGGGGTTAgatcaatcaatatttgaagatgttgataaatttttcactgATGgatatattattgttggGAAATCAATATTAGATTATATTGTGACTACTAATTCATCTAATGATATTACCAAATGGAAACGAATCTTTGCTTTGGTTAAGAAATTCAATCAAGAAGTATCATTATCGTTGTTATTTACATATTATGATAAggcaatttctttaaatcCTCAAGTACctttgttttatttgatgTATGCCAAAGATAAATGGCAATTATCTAAAGATATCCCCCAAGCTAGATCGATTTTAGATTCAGGTGAACTGGTGAATCCAactgatttatcaataaaatttgcaataattaaattagaaCTTAAAGCAGgtaatttacaaaatgcttcaaaatatattaaagCCATACTTGATAGAACACCCATGGAATCAGAGAAATTTTGgtataaatatattcataTTTTACGATGTCTTAATAGTGATATAATCATATTAAAAGAAGTCATACAAAAGGCATTAGAATTATTCCCCAATTGTTGGAAATTATATcttcaaaatattgaaattttagaagatattaatgaattggaaGAAGCAAGAGAAATTGCTTTAGTGGGTGTTAAAAAATGTCCTCAATGTATATATTTATGGATAAAATTATCacaaattgatgaaaaggCCAAAATCATAATTCGAGCTCGATCAATATTAGATCAAGCAATATTAGCAAATTCTAATAACCCTGAACTCTGGGTTtataaaattcaatttgaaaaaagaattgggaactcatcatcatccatACAAAATTTAACTAATAAAGCCATTAAACAATTCCCTAATGATCCTTGGTTATggattattaatttatcattaattctGAAAATGTCTCAACGTAAAACAATTTTCTTAGATGCTTTAAAGGCaactaataattcaaatttaatattattaatcattgggatatttttttggtttgatGGGAAATATTCCAAAAGTAAAAATTGGTTTGAAAGAAGTTTACAACTGGATAATACTAATGGTGATACTTGGGGTTGGATGtataattatttgaaaaaatttggtacaacaaaagaattggatacattcttaattgattatgaatCCAAAtatgattcaattaataaaggtcaattcttcaataaaattaataaagatattaaaaattataataaatcacCTAAAGAAATTTTAGATATTGTCGCTATAGAAGTTTTAAACTACATCAAATAG